A window of the Cicer arietinum cultivar CDC Frontier isolate Library 1 chromosome 6, Cicar.CDCFrontier_v2.0, whole genome shotgun sequence genome harbors these coding sequences:
- the LOC140920933 gene encoding uncharacterized protein yields the protein MHLGNTTSNRVESAHWRLKNMLQTSFGDLCKSWDAVNMMLKNQICIIQSSFQKTIKDVEHGYNSQFFQNLHHCVSRKCMKLIDKQLERVKIVGINKTKCGCAIRTTHGLPCACELAKLQIYGNVIPLDSIHDFWKQLSIAHELEDEESLSDYDFSEELEEMKAYMKTHDIISQRIFKAKVREVVFPHTTSILAPPEKVRTKGAGKKKKEFDTPRDPSYWEYVDASQESAKARQPSQLSQRSARQQSQSSQHSFKTQFPTYIRLYIEDIVDVVADGNCGFRAIAALLGWTEESWALVRSQLDKEIGLHKDVYSNVFDDNVESVHNSLKISKLGAQGKDKWMSLPDLGYVIATLYNIILVSLSRNLNITLFPLNKSPSKETFVHSLLTIGFVNENHWVQIKLKSDCPLPPTSQK from the exons atgcatttggggaacacaacatctaacag agttgagtctgctcattggagattgaaaaacatgcttcaaactagttttggtgatttgtgtaaaagttgggatgcagtgaatatgatgttgaagaaccaaatatgtatcattcaatcttcttttcagaaaaccatcaaggatgttgagcacgggtataattcacaattttttcaaaatctacatcactgtgtatcaagaaaatgtatgaaattaattgataaacAGTTGGAAAGGGTGAAGATTGTAGgtattaacaaaacaaaatgtggTTGTGCAATtagaacaactcatggattaccatgtgcttgtgagttggctAAGTTGCAGATATATGgtaatgttatccctttagatagcattcatgATTTTTGGAAACAGTTAAGCATTGCACATGaattagaggatgaagaatcCTTATCAGATTATGACTTTTCTGAAGAGTTGGAAGAaatgaaagcgtacatgaaGACACACGATATTataagtcaaaggatattcaaggcaaaggtgcgtgaagttgtatttccacataccacatcaatacttgcaccaccAGAGAAAGTGAGAACCAAAGGAGctggtaaaaagaaaaaagaatttgatactcctcgtgatccttcatattgggagtatgttgatgcctctcaagaatctgcaaaggCAAGGCAACCATCTCAATTATCTCAACGTTCTGCAAGGCAACAATCTCAATCATCTCAGCATTCTTTTAAGACACAATTTCCTACTTATATACGTCTGTATATTGAGGACATAGTAGATGTTGtggctgatggaaattgtgggtttCGTGCAATTGCAGCATTGCTAGGTTGGACCGAAGAATCTTGGGCTTTAGTTCGAtcacaattggataaagagattgGTCTACATAAAGATGTTTATTCTAATGTTTTTGATGACAATGTTGAATCAGTGCACaactcattgaaaatatcaaaattgggtgctcaaggaaaagataagtggatgtctttaccagacttgggttacgtgatagcaacactaTATAATATCATATTGGTGTCGCTGTCTCGTAATCTGAATATAACACTTTTCCCGCTAAACAAATCACCATCGAAAGAGACCTTTGTTCACTCTTTACTAACAATTGGATTTGTTAACGAGAATCATTGGGTACAG atAAAATTGAAGTCTGATTGTCCTTTGCCACCTACGTCACAAAAATGA
- the LOC101505406 gene encoding cleavage stimulating factor 64-like, with the protein MAGKQVSGDGLSVNLAGMSKNQLYDIISQMKNLIEQNKQQARQILIQNPMLTKALFQAQIMLGMVQSPQAVPKVQPVGQQTIQPSIQPAPLLPGQGGTQDQAGVSKTHIPPRKPQNQHPVPVSYAGFPATSHQSHPVAAHSLPMPQQPKGHPTPQVAPPSVQQSSQLPNISPPSVHSSSQPLHPTQMPMASNQVQQPLQAPGFPHMPLQPPPQLRPPSVQTFHPQYPPQMGGNLGFQHAGASHNLPQSMFHPGTKPPSSVGSTFPLGQTPLPGQQSSQSPYQVGNMPFGSDFGNQAGNAMQVDRGSSWMPGPSENLAQHAGPPVLPSVVSGQMGAANQPLRPPALTPEMEKALLQQVMSLTPEQINLLPPEQRNQVLQLQLMLRK; encoded by the exons ATGGCCGGAAAACAGGTCAGCGGCGACGGTTTATCGGTGAACCTTGCCGGAATGTCGAAGAATCAGCTCTATGATATCATATCTCAGATGAAG AATTTGATCGAACAGAACAAGCAACAAGCTAGACAAATCCTCATCCAAAACCCTATGCTGACAAAAGCACTTTTCCAG GCACAAATCATGCTTGGAATGGTGCAGTCACCACAAGCG GTTCCAAAAGTTCAGCCAGTGGGTCAGCAGACAATACAGCCAAGCATTCAGCCAGCTCCATTATTGCCTGGTCAAGGTGGCACGCAGGATCAAGCAGGTGTATCTAAAACTCATATTCCTCCGAGGAAACCCCAAAATCAGCATCCTGTTCCAGTTTCATATGCCGGTTTTCCTGCAACGAGTCATCAATCTCATCCCGTGGCTGCACATTCTTTGCCAATGCCACAACAGCCTAAAGGACATCCTACTCCCCAAGTGGCTCCGCCATCTGTTCAACAATCATCACAACTTCCAAATATATCTCCACCCTCTGTTCATTCATCTTCACAGCCACTTCATCCGACACAAATGCCAATGGCCTCGAATCAGGTGCAGCAACCATTGCAGGCACCTGGATTTCCACACATGCCTCTGCAACCGCCACCTCAACTCAGACCACCTTCAGTGCAAACCTTCCACCCGCAATATCCCCCTCAAATGGGTGGTAATTTAGGTTTTCAACATGCTGGGGCTTCCCACAATCTTCCGCAATCCATGTTTCAT CCAGGTACAAAACCTCCTTCTAGTGTTGGATCTACATTCCCACTAGGGCAGACACCACTACCAGGTCAACAATCGTCTCAGTCACCATATCAG GTTGGAAATATGCCATTTGGATCTGATTTTGGCAATCAAGCTGGAAATGCAATGCAAGTTGATAGAGGGTCTTCTTGGATGCCTGGTCCCTCAGAAAATCTGGCACAGCATGCTGGTCCTCCGGTACTACCATCCGTGGTTTCCGGTCAGATGGGTGCTGCTAATCAGCCTCTTAGGCCTCCTGCG TTGACACCAGAAATGGAGAAGGCACTGCTTCAGCAGGTCATGAGTCTCACACCGGAGCAGATAAATCTTCTGCCTCCGGAACAAAGAAATCAAGTGCTACAACTGCAACTGATGTTGCGTAAATGA